The Deinococcus aquaticus genomic interval CTCGTCCGGCGCGAAGTACCGCAGGCCATGAAACGACTTCGGGTCCACCGGGCCATTCCCGGCCGCGAAATGCTGATCCTTGCGGTTCCGGAAGTCCAGCACGGCCTCCTCGTACAGGCCCATTACCACTCCACCGTCACACTCTTCCCGGCGTACTCGATGATGTCACCGCGCCTCAACTTGCGGCGGCGGCGCGTCTCGATCTGACCGTTCAGTCGCACCTCGCCGCCCTGCACGCGGAACTTGGCCTCGCCGCCCGTCTCGACCAGCCCGCGCATTTTCAGGAAATCCTGAAGGTCGATGGTGTCCGGGTCGTAAGGGGAGTAACTGGGATCGCTGGTCATGCCGGGCAGCGTAGCAGGGCGGGCGGGGCGGGGTCTGTACGCCCGTTCCGCCGCGCGCCCCCACCCGCTGCCCTCAGCGTTTGCCGTACTGCTGGCTGAACAGGCGCAGGTCCGCGTCGTCCACGCGGCGGTCCTGGTTCAGGTCGCCGGTCGTGCCGCTCTTGCCGTAGTTGTTCATCAGGATGGCCAGGTCGGTCAGGTCGATCTGACCGTCGCCGTTCAGGTCCGCGCCGCTCAGGCCGGTGCGGGCGGCGGCGGGCGTCCAGGCACTCAGGCCCAGTTCGCGGGCCAGTTCGGCCTGCACGGCCTCCTGAAGGGAGAGCGGGCCGCGCGGGTTGAACTCGATGCGGCGGTCCGTCCCGCTGACGAACAGGCGCGCGGCGACATCCGGGTTGAACGGCGCGGCGCTGGCCCCGCTGCCCCCCAGCGTCAGGAGCGGGCCGCCGCTGGTGTCCAGCGTGACCGGCAGTTCCGGCGTGCTGATGGCCGCCAGCGCCGCCTGCACGGCCTTCGTCAGGGCCTCGCCCTGCGGGCGGAGTTTCACGCTGGCGGCCCCGGCGGGGCCAGCCAGGAAGACGGCACTCAGGGCGGCGACCAGCAGAGCGCTCAGGCGGGTGCGCCTCACGGGCGGGCCTCCCGCGCGGCCAGAATCGCGGCGCGCAGCTTCGCCGGGTCCGTGATCGCTGCCTCTGGAGTCACGGCAGGACTGCCGGGCGCCGGGGCGGGCGGGGTCACAACGGGCGCCGCCCCGCCGGACGCGGGCACGATGGCCCCGTTCACGACCGGATACAGGCCCTGATTGAAGCCCACCAGTGGGCTGTCCAGGCGGGCGGTGTACAGCAGCGCGATCACGTCCTGACCGGCGCGCAGGGCAGGCAGGTCCGCCACGCCCTTCAGGAAGAACAGCGCCGGAGCGCCCCCCTGCTGCGGCAGCCCGGCCGGGTCGCCGGCCAGGGTTTCCGTGACGGTCAGCGGGTACGCCACGTACGTCACGCCGCCCTCCCGCACGTCGGCCGGCTGGCCGAGCGTGGCACGCACGATCACCTCGGCCTTCTTTGCCTGCTGCGCCAGTGTCAGCGTGGGGGCGGTCGTGGCCTGCGCCGTGAGCAGCGAACCCGGCAGGATCGCCAGCAGCGTCCCCAGCAGCAGGACCGGACCGCGCCGGACGGAGGAGCGCCTCACGGAGTCCCCCCGGGCGCAGGCGTGACCGGTACCGGCGCGGGCGTGACTGGCACTGGCGCGGGCGTGACCGGAGTCGGCGTTCCTGGCGCTGGCGTCCCGGAAGCGGGGGCCGTGGTGCCGGGTGTCACAGCGGGCGCCGGGGCGGGGGCTGCGCTTCCCGGTGTGGCGGGCGCGGTCTTCTCGGTGGCTGCCTTCTCGGCCGCCGCTTTATCAGTCGCCGCCTTGTCTGCGGCTGCCTTGTCCGCCGCTGCCTTTTCCGCACTGGCTTTCGCGGCGGCCTCGTCGCGTTTCTTCTGCTCTTCGGGCATCAGTTTCTCGCTCAGCAGTTTGCCCTGCCCGTCGCGCGCCTCGAAGCCCAGGTTGGCCGCCGCCAGCGTGACGGGTTTCGTGACCTTCAGGCTCAGCAGGGCCACGCGCGCGCCGCTGCGGGGCACGTTCTTGAAGCCCACGTCCACCGTCACGCGCTGGCCGTCCTGCCGCCAGAACAGCACGCCGCCGGACTCGCCGGGCTGCGCCGCGCTGACACTCACGCCCGCCGGGAGGTCCCACACCAGCCGCGCGGCCCGCACCGTGCGGGGCGCAGTGATCGTCACGGGAATGCGGGTGTTGCCGCGAATCTCGCCGCCGGGCAGTGTGGGCGTGAGGCTCAGGGGCGGCAGGTCCTGCACGGTCACGCGGAACTCCTTGCTGCTGGTGCTCAGCTTCGAGTCCGTGACCTTCACCGTGAACGCGAACGTGCCCGTCCGGGTGGGCGTGCCGCTCAGGGTCAGGCCGCTCAGTTTCAGGCCCGGTGGGAGCGTTCCGCCCGCCACCTGCGCCGTGTACGTTCCCGCGCCGCCCGCCACGGTGATGGGGGCGGAGTACGCCTCGTTCACGTACAGGGGCGGCATGCCGGACGGACTGTCGGCGAAGTACAGGATGTCGGTCGCGCTGCTGGCGGACGAACCCGTGATCTCCTGCCCGCAGGACGCCAGCGGAACGGTCAACAGGCCTGCCAGGACCAGTCGGGCGGCCACGCGGTGAAGTGCCATATGCCCAGCAGTGTACCCGCCGCCGCCCGCCCCGGCGGTGAGATTCCCATGACATCCGCCCCTGCCGGGGCCGGGCGGCGGGAATCGTCGCGCATCCCAGCGTTCCGGGCGGGGGCGCGGGATTAGACTCGGGGGCATGACTTCACTGCCAACTACTGCGCTGGTATCTCCTGCGCTGCCCGCCGCGCCCCGCGTGGGCGAGCGCCTGGGCCGCTACACCGTCGAGCGGGTCGAGACCCTGCCGGAAATGCAGGGCACGCTGGTCCTGCTGTCGCACGAGCTGGGCGCGCGGCACGCGCACGTGATCCGCGACGACGACAACGCCGCGTTCGCCGTGACCTTCCCGACCGTCCCGAAAGACAGCACGGGCGTGGCGCACATCCTGGAGCACATCGTCCTGATGGGCAGCCAGCGTTACCCGGTGCCGGACCCGTTCTTCGCGATGCTGCCGCGCAGCCTGAACACCTTCATGAACGCCATGACCAGCAACGACTGGACCACGTACCCGTTCAGCACCCGCAACGAGCAGGACTTCTTCAACCTGCTGGGCGTGTACCTGGACGCCACGTTCTTCCCGCTGATGCGCTACGAGTCCTTCCGGCAGGACGGGCACCGCTTCGAATTCCAGACGCCCGAGGACCCCACGACCCCGCTGAAGTTGCAGGGCGTGGTGTACAACGAGATGAAGGGCGGCATGGCCAACCCCGGCTCGGTCATGTGGCGGGCCTTCGGGAAGGCGCTGTACCCGGACCTGACGTACGCGAACAACAGCGGCGGCGCGCCCGAGAACATCCCGGAACTGACCTACGAGAACCTGCGGGCCTTCCACGCGGCGCACTACCACCCCAGCAACGCCTTCTTCTACACCTACGGGAAACTCCCGCTTCAGCGCATCCTGGACGGCA includes:
- a CDS encoding RNA-binding S4 domain-containing protein → MTSDPSYSPYDPDTIDLQDFLKMRGLVETGGEAKFRVQGGEVRLNGQIETRRRRKLRRGDIIEYAGKSVTVEW
- a CDS encoding Ig domain-containing protein; the encoded protein is MALHRVAARLVLAGLLTVPLASCGQEITGSSASSATDILYFADSPSGMPPLYVNEAYSAPITVAGGAGTYTAQVAGGTLPPGLKLSGLTLSGTPTRTGTFAFTVKVTDSKLSTSSKEFRVTVQDLPPLSLTPTLPGGEIRGNTRIPVTITAPRTVRAARLVWDLPAGVSVSAAQPGESGGVLFWRQDGQRVTVDVGFKNVPRSGARVALLSLKVTKPVTLAAANLGFEARDGQGKLLSEKLMPEEQKKRDEAAAKASAEKAAADKAAADKAATDKAAAEKAATEKTAPATPGSAAPAPAPAVTPGTTAPASGTPAPGTPTPVTPAPVPVTPAPVPVTPAPGGTP